A region from the Cannabis sativa cultivar Pink pepper isolate KNU-18-1 chromosome 9, ASM2916894v1, whole genome shotgun sequence genome encodes:
- the LOC115722785 gene encoding uncharacterized protein LOC115722785 isoform X1, translating into MLSIDIFCSSTISLLSVSSLFREIYLSILVCKMENRDEVGSSPIGSRQSDLKKSFKLAVVSLLTACSKQDISKAFPNFAASEQDYLYRLFIQVVASLHGNIQEEFESLCLESQVGTTLDTVEQFLEEQALNPLHSDKTNVFDVAQNVLTLKKNEIQHLENMLQKAEEQNCLIRAQIEDLKEKEADVSVMADAVQKLRRGSLNYGLPGSNDININP; encoded by the exons atgttatctattgatattttttgttcaTCGACAATCTCTCTACTCTCTGTTTCGTCTCTCTTCAGAGAAATTTATCTAAGCATTCTGG TCTGTAAAATGGAGAACAGGGACGAAGTGGGTTCTTCTCCAATTGGGTCGAGACAGTCGGACTTGAAGAAGTCTTTCAAGCTCGCTGTAGTTTCCTTGCTCACTGCCTGTTCTAAGcag GATATAAGCAAGGCATTTCCTAATTTTGCTGCTTCTGAGCAAGATTATCTCTATCGTCTCTTTATTCAG GTCGTGGCTTCTTTGCATGGAAATATACAG GAGGAATTTGAATCACTGTGTCTTGAAAGTCAG GTGGGAACTACCCTTGATACGGTGGAGCAATTTTTGGAAGAACAAGCTCTCAACCCTTTGCATTCAGATAA GACTAATGTATTCGATGTTGCTCAGAATGTATTGACATTGAAAAAGAACGAAATCCAGCACTTGGAGAACATGCTACAAAAG GCGGAAGAACAAAATTGCCTCATTCGAGCTCAAATTGAAGATTTAAAGGAAAAAGAGGCAGATGTCTCAGTCATGGCTGATGCTGTTCagaag TTGAGAAGAGGGAGTTTAAATTATGGGCTACCAGGAAGCAATGACATAAACATCAACCCATAA
- the LOC115722785 gene encoding uncharacterized protein LOC115722785 isoform X2: MENRDEVGSSPIGSRQSDLKKSFKLAVVSLLTACSKQDISKAFPNFAASEQDYLYRLFIQVVASLHGNIQEEFESLCLESQVGTTLDTVEQFLEEQALNPLHSDKTNVFDVAQNVLTLKKNEIQHLENMLQKAEEQNCLIRAQIEDLKEKEADVSVMADAVQKLRRGSLNYGLPGSNDININP, translated from the exons ATGGAGAACAGGGACGAAGTGGGTTCTTCTCCAATTGGGTCGAGACAGTCGGACTTGAAGAAGTCTTTCAAGCTCGCTGTAGTTTCCTTGCTCACTGCCTGTTCTAAGcag GATATAAGCAAGGCATTTCCTAATTTTGCTGCTTCTGAGCAAGATTATCTCTATCGTCTCTTTATTCAG GTCGTGGCTTCTTTGCATGGAAATATACAG GAGGAATTTGAATCACTGTGTCTTGAAAGTCAG GTGGGAACTACCCTTGATACGGTGGAGCAATTTTTGGAAGAACAAGCTCTCAACCCTTTGCATTCAGATAA GACTAATGTATTCGATGTTGCTCAGAATGTATTGACATTGAAAAAGAACGAAATCCAGCACTTGGAGAACATGCTACAAAAG GCGGAAGAACAAAATTGCCTCATTCGAGCTCAAATTGAAGATTTAAAGGAAAAAGAGGCAGATGTCTCAGTCATGGCTGATGCTGTTCagaag TTGAGAAGAGGGAGTTTAAATTATGGGCTACCAGGAAGCAATGACATAAACATCAACCCATAA